Genomic segment of Rhodococcus sp. W8901:
CGCGGCCTGCATGTCGGCGGCCACCACCCGGGTGATGTCCATGGGTGTCGTCGGGAGGTCGAGAACCGGGGACGAGATGTAGACATCGGCCACGCCGCCGGGACGGTAGCGGATGCCGAGGCTCAGCAGCGCCGGAGCGGAGCCGAGCTTGCGCGCCTTCACCGCGATGTGCCCGATGCCGCTGTTGATCTTCTGGACGCGGCTGGGGTCGACGTCGTTGCAGGTCCCCTCGGGGAAGATCGCGAGCACGTCGCCGCGGTGCAGTCGCTGTGCCGAGATCTCCATCATCCGGCGGCCCGCATCCGCGACCGCCCGCATCCCGTGGTCCTTGCCACGGAACACCGGAATCGACCCCATCATGTCGATCTTCCGGCGCAGCTTCGGATCCACGAACAGTTCGTCCTTCGCGAGCACGCGGGTCCGCCCGATCGCGCGGCGCAGCGGCGACTGCCACGCGGTCGCGGCGAGCGTGTACTGGTCCCGGTCCGTCACGTGATTGGCTGCGACGATCAGTCGCGTGCCGCTGCCGAGCAACTCCTGCAACTGCCGACGGGCACCGTCCGCGTAGCGGGTCCGCGGCCGGAAGCGTGCGCTGAGCGCAGCGTAGGCGGCATTCGCGACGAGCCGATTCTGCTGATGATCCAGATAGAAGCGGTAGACGTCCTCGTAGTTCTCGAGCGTCACGTCGGGCCGGGTCATGTGCGAGCCTCTCGATCGGATGCCCCCACCCGATCCCACGGTACACAACCTACGGGACCGTAGGTTTGCGCCCATGATCGGGATGCTGAGCCCCGGCGCCGGAGGCGGCGAGCATTAGGCGTCGTCGAACGACAGGCTCGGCGTGGACACCGACGCCGGGCCGCCCGCCCACAACGTGCGGCACGCGGCGAGCGTGTCGTCGAGCAACGGTCCCCGGTCGGCGAAGTCCAGTCCGGCCGCCTCGTACTCCCTTTCCTGCCAACCGGTCCCGACCCCGAGATCGAGACGCCCACCCGAGATCAGGTCGAGCGTCGCGGCGGTCCTCGCCAGGACCGCGTCGCCGCGCAGGGCCGCGCAGGGCCGCGATCACGATCCCGGTGCCCAGACGCACCCGCTCGGTCTTGCGTTGGGGACGTCGAGACCGAGGGTGGGCTTGTCGACAGACACGATGAACCTTCCGGAGAATGAAAGGCAGGTCACGGGTTGCGCGGACGGTTGGTCCAGCCGCCCTCGGGCTTCGGGAACCAGCCGCCGGCCGCGAACGTGCCGCCGTCGACGTGCACGGTGGTGCCCGTCGTGTAGCGGCCCAGATCGGACGCCAGGAACAACGCGGCGCCGGCGACGTCGTCCGGCTGACCGGGGCCGCCCAGCGGCGCCCATGTCGGCCACTTCGCCCACTCCTCCTCCGACAGCCACTCGGTGTACGGGACCTGCACGGACTCGATCAGGTCGGGTGCGATCACGTTGACCCGGACACCGGACCGTCCGACCTCGACGGCCAGGCTGCGGCTGAACTGCGTGACGGCTGCCTTGTACGCCGCGTACACGGAATGCCCGGGGATGGCCCGATGCGCCTCGACGGTCGTGAGGCTGATGATCGAGCCGCCCCGGCCGCGCTCGGCCATGCCCGGCAGCACCGCATGGGTGAGCCGCAGGACGTGGTCGAGGTTGATCCCGCCGATCTCCGACCAGAACGCCGGCTCGGTCTCCGCGAAGGGACGCGGCGGACGCAGGAAGTGGCCGGCATTGTTCACCAGGACGTCGGGCGCGAACTCGACGATCTCGCCGGGGACCGTGGCGTCCAGGACGTCGTACTCGAGGACGTCGATCGCACCGCCCGCCGCGGTGTCGAACTCCAGCGCGCGAGCGGCATCGGCGTCGATGTCGACCACCAGGACGTGCGCGCCGTGGGCCGCGAAGGACCGCGCGATCGCGCCGCCGATCCCGTGGGAGCCGCCCGTGACGATCGCGCGCTTACCCGGGAGCAGTGCTCCGGGGCTGAACGCCGGGCGGGTGGGTGCAGGCTGTGACGACACGGTTCCTCCTAGGTCTGCGGATCGGACCCCTGGCCCGATGTCACATGCGTTCGGTCGGACTGAACGCATGTGACATTCAGCCATGATCCGTCGCTCGTCGATGGAGGCGCAGACGTTTTCCCGGTTAACGAGAAACGGCACGCGTGAGGGTTCTCATGTCCGCACGCGCGAGCCTGTCGGTAGCCTCGAATCGACTGACACACACTCGGAACGGGAGAACTCCACGATGCTGAACAAGACCGCCACCTCCGCTCTCGCCGCAGCCGGACTGGTCGGCGGATACGCCGTCGCGCGGCAGACCGGGAACCGTCAGCTGGGCGGCGCCGTGCTGGCCGCGGTCGGTGGCGTGTGCACCTACAACTGGGCCAAGAGCTCCGGTGCGGGCCGCGCCGCGGCGCTGCTGGGCACCTACGTCGGCGCATTCGGTGGCTCGCACCCGCTCGCCAAGAAGATCGGCGCGTGGCCGTCCGTCGGTGTCGTCGCCGCCGGCACCGCGATCGCGTCGCAGGTCGTCTCCAAGGGCTGAGCGATGATCCGCCTCGCCGAGCCCGCCGACCTGCCGCATCTCCCGGAGATCGACGTCGCGGCGGGCTCGGCGTTCCGCGACGTGGGGATGGACGCGATCGCCGACGACGATCCGCCCCCGCTCGCACTGTTCGAGACGCACTTCGCCGAGGGCCGCCTCTGGGTGTGGGCGGAGCACGCGCAGCGGCCGGTGGCGTTCTGCCTCGTCGACGTCGTCGACGGCAACGCGCACATCGAGCAGATCTCGGTGCACCCGAGCCACGCCCGGCGCGCCATCGGCGCGGCCCTGATCGATCACCTCGACGAGTGGGCGCGCGACCGCGGGCTTCCCGAGCTGACGCTCACCACGTTCGTCGACGTGCCGTGGAACGGCCCGTACTACCGGCGCCTCGGATTCACGGCGATCGCGGACGACGACCTGGGACCGGGCCTGCGTGCCGTCCTCGACGCGGAGTCCGAACGCGGCCTGGACCGTTGGCCCCGGATCGCCATGACCCGGCACGTGCCGATCGACCCGGGACCTACGACGCCGTCCAGCGCCCGGTCTTCGTGAACTCGTCGAGCACCGCCGCGGGACCGGTGAGGTCGATCCCCTCGGATGCGACCCAGGCGTCGTCGAAGTACGTGCCGGAGTAGCGTTCGCCGCCGTCGCACAGCAGCGTCACGACGCTGCCGCTGCGGCCGGCCGCGAGCATCTCGCCCACGAGGCCGAACGCACCACACAGGTTGGTTCCGGTGGAACCGCCCACCTTGCGGCCCAGCGTGTCGCTCGCGTGCCGCATCGCCGCGATGGAGCCGGCGTCGGGCACCTTGACCATGCGGTCGACGACCTGACCGATGAACGACGGTTCCACCCGCGGCCGCCCGATGCCCTCGATCCGGGAGCCCCGCTCCCCCGTGACAGTCGGATCGCCCGCCCGCCACGCGTCGAAGAACACCGAGTGTTCCGGGTCGACGACACACAGGCCGGTGTCGAGCTTGCGGTACCGCAGGAACCGGCCGATGGTCGCGCCCGTGCCGCCGGTGCCGGCGCCCACCACGATCCACTCGGGGATCGGATGATCCTCCTGCTGCAGCTGCGTGAAGATCGACTCGGCGATGTTGTTGTTGCCCCGCCAGTCGGTCGCACGCTCGGCGTGCGTGAACTGGTCCATGTAGTGCCCGCCGGTCTCGGCGGCCAGACGGTGCGACTCGTCGTAGATGCGCGACGGATCGGTGACGAAATGGCAGCGGCCGCCCTGCGCCTCGATCAGTGCGATCTTGGCGGGGCTGGTGCTCGCGGGCATCACGGCGACGAAGTCGAGGCCCAGCAGGTTCGCGAAGTACGCCTCGCTGACGGCCGTCGAGCCGGACGACGCCTCGATCACCGTGGTGTTCTCGGTGACCCAGCCGTTGCAGATCGAGTACAGGAACAGTGAGCGCGCCAGCCGATGCTTGAGGCTGCCGGTGATGTGCGTGGACTCGTCCTTGAGATACAGCTGCACGTTCCACGACGGCGGCAGCGGATAACGCAGCAGGTGGGTGTCGGCACTGCGCTGGGCGTCGGCCTCGATGAGGCGGACCGCATTGTCGACCCAGGCGCGGGAACCGCGACGGTCGAGGACGGTCGTCACTGCTTGCGGTCCTCGCCCCGCAGCTTCGCATGCAGGTCGGCCTTGTCGGCCCGGCGGCGCGCGTCGACCGAGGCGATGTCCTCGTTGACCCGCTTGCGCAGCTTCGAGAACAACACCAGCGACAACGGCAGCGCGATCAGGACGGCGAACAGCGCGGCCACGATCCACGGAACCTCGACGCCGATCAGCTTCCCGCCGAGGAGGATGACCGCCAGGAGGATCACGACCAGGCCGAGCCGGGCCACCGAGTAGAGGACGACGTCGCGGACAAGGTGACCCGTCGTCACGGTGGGGGCGGCGTCGGCGCCCTGTTCACTGGCCTTCTCGGGACGATTCTGCGCTGCATCACTCACGGTGCCAGCCTACCTATCGCCTGGTGGCGCGATTCCCCGGGAACGCCCTCGGAACCTGTCAGAACACCAGCGGGACGACACCGGGACCGAGGTTGTCGGTGGCACACTACTGGAACGCCCAGTAGACGCCGTCGAAGATGTTCGTTCCGACGTTGGGGCCGATGGCGTCGGCGAGCATGCATGCCCCCTCCTGACCCGGACCAGGCCACGGCCGACGGGGGTGTGGGACTGATTGGCGGTCAACCACCCGGGCACCTCGGCGTTCCGCCCCCGTAATCGGCTTCTGTCGGCCTCGGTGCGTCTGAGCAGACAGGCCCCACCCTAGGGGCCGTCCGCCCCCTTCGTACCGGGATTGCCGATTCCTGTGCACACCCCACAACACCCCAGCCCGAGTAGTCCGATTTGTCCATTACCTCCCCTTTACCAACTTTAGATCGTTCGAGTACCTGGGGGGTGTGGTGCCACGATGTCGGAGCCGGTAGACAAACGAACCGGTCCCGAATCCCCCGGCCGACCCCGACGGGTAGGCCCCGACAGTTGGAGGATCGATGAGCGCACCCACCTACAACGGCGCCAAGGAAGCCCTGCTGACCCCGGGCCAGGTCGCCGCACTGTTCCACGTCGACCCCAAGACCGTCACGCGTTGGGCGCACGCCGGCCGGCTCGGATCTCTGCGCACCCCCGGCGGACACCGGAGGTTCCGAGAGGCCGAGGTGCTGGCGCTCCTGACGTCGCTGACGACCGAGGCCCATCACTCGTAGAACGCACCGTCCGGCAGGTAGATACCCGGACGACCCGGACGCGGCTACCCTCGTAGCAGGAGGTGCACCGTGATCTACCTATTGGCGTTCATCGGCCTGATAACGCTCGCAGTCCTGTTCTGGAAGGCGTTCGGTCCGACCGCCACCACCGCCGCTCGAGATGGCGGCAGACCGGTTGGCAGGTCGGGCAGAGCAGTGGGACCTGACGACGACCCCGAGTTCCTGTGGCGGGTGGAGCGTGAGAACCACCGCCGACAGTCGGACCACCGTCCGGGCACAGACTCGCCCACCGACCCGGACAACTGACCGGGCCGGGCCCCGGCTGAAACCTGCTCGAGTCGCTCCGGAGCCCCGCCAAGGCCCCTCCGGAGCCCCGCCAAGGCCCCTCCGGAGCCCTCAGAGTCAGCGACCCGGTCCCCGGGAACCTGGGTTCCCCGGGAACGCAGAACGTCCGTCCCAGTGGGACGCAGAACCGAAAACGGTCGCCGTGCAGTGCACGGCGACCGTTTCGCGTTGCTGGGTCGAGCTTCCGGGTCGGGCCAGGTCAGGTCAGGCCGGCGTACGAGTGCAGGCCCGACACCACCATGTTGATGATGAAGAGGTTGAACAGCATCGCCACGAAACCGGCGACGTTGATCCAGGCTGCCTTGGTGTCCCGCCAGCCCGACGTCGCACGCGCGTGCAGGTACGCCGCGTAGATGACCCAGGCGATGAACGAGACCGTCTCCTTGGGGTCCCAGCCCCAGAACCGGCCCCATGCCGCCTCGGCCCAGATCGCACCCAGAATGATGCCGGCGCCGAACAGCGGGAAGGCGACGATCGTGGTCTTGTACGCGAGACGGTCGAGGGTCTCGGCGTCGGGCAGGCGCTGCGCGATCTTGCCGAATACGCCGTTCCCTTCCTCACCGCCGGGGAACTTCATGCGGTACAGGAACAGGATGCTGGCGATGCCGGAGACCATGAAGATGCCGCTGCCGACGCTGATGATCGTCACGTGGATCGGCAGCCAGAACGAGCGCAGCGCGGGAACGACCGGGGCCGCGTCGGCGTAGAGCACGGTCGCCGCGAGGAACATCAGGATCAGCACGGGCACCAGCAGGAACACCCACAGGTCCGCGGTCTTGCGCAAAGCCACGATGCCCGCGATGACCGCGGCGGCACACGCCATCGAGACGAATTCGTACATGTTGCCGAGCGGGAACCGCTCGGTGGCGAACCCGCGCAGCACGATCGACGCGAGGTGCAGCACGACGCCGACGACCAGCAGGGCGTAACCCATGCCCCCGAGCTTCTCCGACCAGGTCTTGCCGGACTGTTCGACGACGCGTCCGGGCACCTGCTCGCCCGCCGCGACGGTGCCGCCGCCGGCCGCCACGAGTTCGCGTTCCTGGACCACGCGGGCCCGCATCGAGGCGTAGCGCGCGATCAGCAGCACCGTCGCCAGGACGTAGATCGCAAACGCCGACTCGAACGACCAGTCGCTGTAGCGAGCGAGTGTCTCGTTGATCGTCATGAATTCATCTCCTGCGCGTCGCGCGCTCGTGTTGTCCGCGATGACGTGGCGTCACCCAGCAGTCGGGTGGTGAGCCGATCGAACTCGTCGCCCCATCCGGCCTGATCGGTCCGGGCAAGTCCGCCGAGCTCTACTACGGTACGTCGTTCACCCTCGCTCAATGTAGCCGACACGATGTCGGCATCCTTGGCGGGGACCGCTCCCGGGCCGGTCGCCGGGTAGATCCGGACCCAGATACGGCGCCGCCTGATCACCAGCGAGGTCAGCAGGCCGCCCATCATGACCAGCGCCGACACCAGCACCCACTGCTGCGCCGGGTCGTGCGAGACCTGCAGGTTCACGAAGTCGACCGCGCCGTCGAAGCGCACCTGCGTCCCGTCGGCGAGGGTCTTGCTCTCGCCGGGGAACAGGTTGACCCGTTCCTGCTTGACGAGCCGGCCCTGGTTGATCAACTCCTTGTTGAGCGAGAACAGGCTCTGCGGGAGGCCGGTGTCGAGGCCCGTGTCGCCCTTGTAGATGTCGATCGCGACGGCCGGGTCGTTCATCGCCGGGTAACTCGACGACAGCAGGTTGCCGTGGAACAGTGCGGTCGGCGCGAACAGGCCCTCGATCGCGATCTGGTTCTTCCGCCGATCGTCCTCGTTCGGGTACATGCCGCCGGGCGGGTCGAAGCGCATCGCACCACTCGACAGGAACGTCGTCGCGTCGTCCGGGCGCCACTGCAGCGTCTCGGTGCGGGTCTCCCCGTTGGGGAACGTCACGGTGAACGTGGGCGCGTAGCCGTGGCCCTGCAGGTACACACGGTCGCCGGCGATACGCAGCGGGTGGTTGACCTTGAGCTGACCGTCCTGCCACGTGTTCGACGTCAGATCGTCGCCCGCCTGGTACGAGATGTTCGACGTGAACATCTCGGCCTGACCGTTCTCGAGATAGTCGGCGGTGAAGTCCTTGACCTTGAGACACAGGGGCGTCAATCCCGTGCCGTCGACCTGTGCTCCTACCCGGAACGAGTCGAAGGCCGCGGGCGAGATCGTGCAGAAACTCTCGTCCCCTGTCGCCACCAGGATCCGATTTCCCTCGTAGTAGTACAGCTTGCCGACGGCGATCGAGATCAGCAGCGCGACGAGCGACAGGTGGAAGACGAGGTTGCCGGCCTCTCGGAGGAAGCCCTTCTCCGCGGACAACGTGATCTCGTCGGGGTGGTTGGCACGCGGACCCCCGACCCGTTGGATGACACGCCAGCCACGCAGCTGCTTGCGGACCCGCTCGGCGACGGCCTCGGGATCCTCGTCGACCGCCTCGATGTGGTGGTGCGGCAGCCGCGCGAGGTTGCGCGGCGCCGCGACGGGCTGCGCACGCAGCGCCTTCGCGTACTCGACACAACGCGGCACGATGCAGCCGACCAGCGAGATGAACAGCAACGCGTAGATCGCGGTGAACCAGAAACTGCCGAACACGTCGAACAGTTCGAGCTTGTCCATGATGGGCCCGAGCGTGGGCCGGGACGCGATGTACTCGTCGACCTTGCCCTCGTTGAGGCTGCGCTGCGGCAGCAAGGCTCCCGGGATCGCGGCGAGCGCGAGCAGGAACAACAGGACCAGCGCGGTCCGCATCGACGTCAGGCCGCGCCACGTGTTGCGGCCCA
This window contains:
- a CDS encoding lysophospholipid acyltransferase family protein, translated to MTRPDVTLENYEDVYRFYLDHQQNRLVANAAYAALSARFRPRTRYADGARRQLQELLGSGTRLIVAANHVTDRDQYTLAATAWQSPLRRAIGRTRVLAKDELFVDPKLRRKIDMMGSIPVFRGKDHGMRAVADAGRRMMEISAQRLHRGDVLAIFPEGTCNDVDPSRVQKINSGIGHIAVKARKLGSAPALLSLGIRYRPGGVADVYISSPVLDLPTTPMDITRVVAADMQAAVDGAFDTVDGQRTPSR
- a CDS encoding SDR family NAD(P)-dependent oxidoreductase, whose translation is MSSQPAPTRPAFSPGALLPGKRAIVTGGSHGIGGAIARSFAAHGAHVLVVDIDADAARALEFDTAAGGAIDVLEYDVLDATVPGEIVEFAPDVLVNNAGHFLRPPRPFAETEPAFWSEIGGINLDHVLRLTHAVLPGMAERGRGGSIISLTTVEAHRAIPGHSVYAAYKAAVTQFSRSLAVEVGRSGVRVNVIAPDLIESVQVPYTEWLSEEEWAKWPTWAPLGGPGQPDDVAGAALFLASDLGRYTTGTTVHVDGGTFAAGGWFPKPEGGWTNRPRNP
- a CDS encoding GNAT family N-acetyltransferase translates to MIRLAEPADLPHLPEIDVAAGSAFRDVGMDAIADDDPPPLALFETHFAEGRLWVWAEHAQRPVAFCLVDVVDGNAHIEQISVHPSHARRAIGAALIDHLDEWARDRGLPELTLTTFVDVPWNGPYYRRLGFTAIADDDLGPGLRAVLDAESERGLDRWPRIAMTRHVPIDPGPTTPSSARSS
- a CDS encoding PLP-dependent cysteine synthase family protein, which gives rise to MTTVLDRRGSRAWVDNAVRLIEADAQRSADTHLLRYPLPPSWNVQLYLKDESTHITGSLKHRLARSLFLYSICNGWVTENTTVIEASSGSTAVSEAYFANLLGLDFVAVMPASTSPAKIALIEAQGGRCHFVTDPSRIYDESHRLAAETGGHYMDQFTHAERATDWRGNNNIAESIFTQLQQEDHPIPEWIVVGAGTGGTGATIGRFLRYRKLDTGLCVVDPEHSVFFDAWRAGDPTVTGERGSRIEGIGRPRVEPSFIGQVVDRMVKVPDAGSIAAMRHASDTLGRKVGGSTGTNLCGAFGLVGEMLAAGRSGSVVTLLCDGGERYSGTYFDDAWVASEGIDLTGPAAVLDEFTKTGRWTAS
- a CDS encoding DUF4229 domain-containing protein is translated as MSDAAQNRPEKASEQGADAAPTVTTGHLVRDVVLYSVARLGLVVILLAVILLGGKLIGVEVPWIVAALFAVLIALPLSLVLFSKLRKRVNEDIASVDARRRADKADLHAKLRGEDRKQ
- a CDS encoding BldC family transcriptional regulator, producing the protein MSAPTYNGAKEALLTPGQVAALFHVDPKTVTRWAHAGRLGSLRTPGGHRRFREAEVLALLTSLTTEAHHS
- the ccsB gene encoding c-type cytochrome biogenesis protein CcsB; protein product: MTINETLARYSDWSFESAFAIYVLATVLLIARYASMRARVVQERELVAAGGGTVAAGEQVPGRVVEQSGKTWSEKLGGMGYALLVVGVVLHLASIVLRGFATERFPLGNMYEFVSMACAAAVIAGIVALRKTADLWVFLLVPVLILMFLAATVLYADAAPVVPALRSFWLPIHVTIISVGSGIFMVSGIASILFLYRMKFPGGEEGNGVFGKIAQRLPDAETLDRLAYKTTIVAFPLFGAGIILGAIWAEAAWGRFWGWDPKETVSFIAWVIYAAYLHARATSGWRDTKAAWINVAGFVAMLFNLFIINMVVSGLHSYAGLT
- the resB gene encoding cytochrome c biogenesis protein ResB, which produces MTVRDTVNAGGTPADAPTPRPPRQSVPGRIVALGRNTWRGLTSMRTALVLLFLLALAAIPGALLPQRSLNEGKVDEYIASRPTLGPIMDKLELFDVFGSFWFTAIYALLFISLVGCIVPRCVEYAKALRAQPVAAPRNLARLPHHHIEAVDEDPEAVAERVRKQLRGWRVIQRVGGPRANHPDEITLSAEKGFLREAGNLVFHLSLVALLISIAVGKLYYYEGNRILVATGDESFCTISPAAFDSFRVGAQVDGTGLTPLCLKVKDFTADYLENGQAEMFTSNISYQAGDDLTSNTWQDGQLKVNHPLRIAGDRVYLQGHGYAPTFTVTFPNGETRTETLQWRPDDATTFLSSGAMRFDPPGGMYPNEDDRRKNQIAIEGLFAPTALFHGNLLSSSYPAMNDPAVAIDIYKGDTGLDTGLPQSLFSLNKELINQGRLVKQERVNLFPGESKTLADGTQVRFDGAVDFVNLQVSHDPAQQWVLVSALVMMGGLLTSLVIRRRRIWVRIYPATGPGAVPAKDADIVSATLSEGERRTVVELGGLARTDQAGWGDEFDRLTTRLLGDATSSRTTRARDAQEMNS